A single Filimonas effusa DNA region contains:
- a CDS encoding CusA/CzcA family heavy metal efflux RND transporter, whose protein sequence is MLNRIIKFSIQNKLVIIFFTILLIVWGVWSALRLPIDAVPDITNNQVQIITQAPALATQEVEQFVSYPVEQSIANLPDLEEIRSISRFGLSVVTAVFDDKVDIYFARQLINERLQNVRANIPEGVSMPELAPVSTGLGQIYEYVLHPAKGSENKYSAADLRTMQDWIIARQLYGTPGVAEVNSFGGLLKQYEVAVKPDRLKAMNVSIAELFNALKNNNQNTGGAYIDKKPNAYFIRGIGLVNSLEDIGRIVIKNPAGIPVYVSDVAEVRFGSAVRYGAMTRNGEGEVVGGIIMMLKGANSADVVKRVKERLELIKRSLPEDVTIEPYLDRTSLVNRAISTVERNLLEGALIVIFVLVMFLGNIRAGIIVASAIPLSMLFALGLMHVFGVSANLLSLGAIDFGLIVDGSVIIVEATLHHLSSRKGTARLTQQEMDQEVFISASRIRNSAAFGEIIILVVYIPVLTLVGIEGKMFRPMAQTVSFAILGALILSLTYIPMISALLLPKTITDKESFADKMMRFFQRLYRPALELAIRFKYAVMTAAVALTAMAAFIFSRMGGEFIPQLQEGDFAFHCILPAGASLSQSIETSMQASRIIRSFPEVKEVIGKTGSAEVPTDPMPPEASDLIITLKDKSEWTTTKDYNDLARRIEERLEVIPGVFFEANQPIQMRFNELMTGIRQDVAVKIFGENVDTLAALAPKIAAIIKSVKGSSSPQVEQTTGLPQITIQYHRSRIANYGLNIAEVNRVVSTAFAGEVAGTVFENERRFDLVVRLDSASRTSIDDVANLFIPLPNGSQILLSQVADVTFKEGPAQISREDAKRRLVIGFNVDGRDVQSVVKDIHAQLDKFKLPTGYYFTYGGTFENLQKAAARLSIAVPAALLLIFMLLYFTFNSFKQATLIFTAIPMAAIGGVLALLLRGMPFSISAGVGFIALFGVAVLNGIVLISTFNQLEKEGVTNVMERIRRGTLERLRPVLMTAIVASLGFLPMAISTGAGAEVQKPLATVVIGGLISATALTLIVLPLLYMFFTKPAVQLPANTGKLLLLPLLLLAAPALFAQAGPSAARISFDTAYDMAMRQSLQIRAVDVEVQRALALSKTGYNIPNTGVFAENEDLRPDDSRGILKIGVSQSIDWPGLYKARRRLVSEQARVATLNKSLKILELKKELQSTYYALWYAQSRQQLWKKLDSIYASLSAAAVLRVRTGETAGLDSIAAIAKARETTVQLKLIARDMQSYQEILKKLMNTDSLFLPVDAPLAKIPLEQTPGSSPHPMLNIQEQNITIANREIDVAKMSRMPDFQGRFFSQRLYGLSNPFTGFSFTVGIPLLGRNTYKHAIRAAQLEREYQQYLLDYQKRTLNTEYQQAMQQVNKNKDLLEYYESTGLKQAEAIMKAADLSYRAGEISFAELSQFLTQAIDLQRNYLDVLNQYNQSVVQSNYYINR, encoded by the coding sequence ATGTTAAACAGGATCATTAAGTTTAGTATTCAGAATAAACTGGTAATTATTTTCTTTACCATACTGCTTATTGTCTGGGGCGTATGGAGCGCCTTGCGGTTACCCATAGATGCCGTTCCCGATATCACCAACAACCAGGTGCAGATCATCACTCAGGCTCCCGCCCTGGCTACCCAGGAAGTAGAACAATTTGTCTCTTATCCCGTAGAACAAAGTATCGCCAACCTGCCCGATCTCGAAGAGATCCGCTCCATCTCCCGTTTTGGGCTATCGGTAGTAACAGCCGTATTCGATGATAAGGTAGATATCTATTTTGCACGCCAGCTTATTAATGAACGGCTGCAGAACGTGAGGGCAAATATTCCCGAAGGAGTAAGTATGCCCGAACTGGCACCCGTAAGTACCGGCCTGGGCCAGATCTATGAGTACGTCCTGCACCCCGCAAAAGGCAGCGAAAACAAATACAGCGCAGCCGATCTCCGCACCATGCAGGATTGGATCATCGCCCGCCAGTTATATGGTACACCCGGCGTGGCGGAAGTAAACAGCTTCGGTGGCTTATTGAAACAATACGAAGTGGCAGTAAAGCCCGATCGGCTGAAAGCAATGAACGTAAGCATTGCAGAACTGTTCAATGCACTAAAGAACAACAACCAGAATACAGGAGGCGCCTATATCGATAAAAAACCGAACGCCTATTTTATCAGGGGCATCGGGTTGGTAAACTCATTGGAAGATATTGGTAGAATCGTTATTAAAAACCCGGCAGGTATCCCCGTCTATGTCAGCGATGTCGCAGAAGTGCGCTTCGGCAGCGCCGTCCGCTACGGTGCCATGACACGCAACGGCGAAGGCGAGGTCGTGGGAGGTATTATCATGATGCTCAAAGGGGCCAATAGCGCCGACGTGGTAAAAAGGGTGAAGGAACGCCTGGAACTTATCAAACGGTCCCTGCCGGAGGATGTCACCATCGAACCTTACCTCGACCGTACCAGCCTTGTAAATCGTGCTATAAGTACAGTAGAACGAAACCTCCTCGAAGGCGCCCTTATCGTCATCTTCGTACTCGTAATGTTCCTTGGGAACATTAGGGCAGGCATCATAGTAGCCTCTGCAATACCCTTATCTATGCTTTTTGCCCTGGGCCTGATGCATGTCTTCGGCGTATCTGCAAACCTCCTGAGCCTCGGTGCCATAGACTTTGGCCTGATCGTAGATGGCTCGGTAATTATAGTGGAAGCCACCCTTCATCATCTGTCGTCACGAAAAGGGACCGCCCGCCTGACGCAGCAGGAAATGGACCAGGAAGTCTTCATCTCTGCTTCACGTATCCGCAACAGCGCAGCTTTTGGTGAAATCATTATCCTGGTGGTATATATCCCCGTGCTTACATTGGTGGGCATAGAAGGTAAAATGTTCCGCCCTATGGCGCAAACGGTAAGCTTTGCTATCCTGGGCGCCTTGATCCTTTCGCTTACCTATATCCCAATGATATCGGCATTACTGCTGCCTAAAACGATAACGGATAAAGAAAGTTTCGCCGACAAAATGATGCGTTTCTTTCAACGTCTCTATCGCCCGGCACTCGAACTCGCAATACGTTTTAAATACGCAGTGATGACGGCGGCTGTAGCCTTAACCGCAATGGCGGCATTTATCTTCAGCCGGATGGGAGGGGAGTTCATCCCGCAACTGCAGGAAGGCGACTTTGCATTCCACTGCATTTTACCCGCAGGCGCTTCGTTGAGCCAAAGCATAGAAACATCTATGCAGGCTTCCCGTATCATCCGCTCTTTCCCCGAAGTGAAGGAAGTGATAGGGAAAACCGGCAGCGCCGAAGTGCCTACCGATCCTATGCCGCCTGAAGCCTCGGATCTTATCATAACATTGAAGGATAAATCTGAATGGACTACCACGAAAGATTATAATGATCTCGCACGGAGAATAGAGGAAAGGCTCGAAGTCATCCCCGGTGTCTTCTTCGAAGCAAACCAGCCAATTCAAATGCGGTTCAACGAACTGATGACAGGCATACGGCAGGACGTAGCAGTAAAGATCTTCGGCGAAAATGTAGATACACTGGCCGCATTGGCGCCTAAAATTGCGGCCATAATTAAATCGGTGAAAGGATCTTCGTCGCCCCAGGTAGAACAAACCACCGGCCTTCCCCAGATCACCATCCAATATCACAGAAGTCGTATCGCCAACTATGGGCTCAACATAGCTGAGGTGAACAGGGTTGTCAGTACCGCTTTTGCAGGCGAAGTAGCGGGAACGGTTTTCGAAAATGAAAGACGCTTCGATCTGGTAGTGCGCCTCGATTCCGCCAGCAGAACTTCTATCGACGACGTAGCCAACCTGTTTATTCCATTGCCCAATGGCAGCCAGATCCTGTTAAGCCAGGTGGCAGATGTAACTTTTAAAGAAGGACCGGCCCAGATCAGCCGGGAAGATGCCAAACGCAGGCTGGTAATAGGTTTCAATGTTGATGGCCGCGACGTGCAGTCTGTTGTGAAAGACATTCACGCCCAACTCGATAAATTTAAATTGCCTACAGGGTACTACTTCACCTATGGTGGCACATTCGAGAACCTTCAGAAAGCCGCTGCCAGGTTAAGTATTGCAGTGCCTGCCGCACTATTACTCATTTTTATGTTGTTATACTTTACATTTAATTCTTTTAAACAGGCCACCCTCATCTTTACTGCCATACCCATGGCCGCAATAGGCGGTGTTCTGGCGCTCTTGTTACGAGGTATGCCCTTTTCCATCTCAGCAGGCGTGGGTTTCATAGCCTTGTTTGGTGTTGCCGTATTGAACGGCATCGTGCTCATCAGTACCTTTAACCAGTTGGAGAAAGAAGGCGTGACCAATGTTATGGAAAGAATACGGAGAGGTACGCTGGAACGGCTGCGCCCGGTTTTAATGACCGCTATTGTAGCCTCACTTGGCTTCCTGCCAATGGCCATTTCAACAGGTGCAGGCGCCGAAGTACAGAAGCCTTTGGCTACTGTTGTGATAGGCGGCCTTATCTCGGCAACCGCACTGACACTAATCGTACTTCCCCTGTTATATATGTTCTTTACCAAACCTGCTGTGCAACTGCCTGCCAATACCGGCAAATTGTTGCTGCTGCCCTTATTGCTTTTGGCAGCTCCGGCATTGTTCGCACAGGCTGGCCCTTCTGCTGCACGCATTTCGTTCGATACCGCTTATGACATGGCCATGCGCCAGAGCTTGCAGATAAGAGCCGTTGATGTCGAAGTGCAGCGCGCACTGGCGTTAAGTAAAACAGGATACAATATTCCCAATACCGGCGTATTTGCAGAAAACGAAGACCTGCGCCCCGATGATAGCAGGGGAATCTTGAAAATAGGTGTGTCCCAGAGCATAGATTGGCCCGGCCTTTATAAAGCCCGCAGGCGGTTGGTCAGTGAGCAGGCAAGAGTAGCAACACTGAATAAATCACTGAAAATACTGGAGCTGAAAAAGGAATTGCAAAGCACCTATTACGCATTATGGTATGCACAAAGCAGGCAGCAGCTCTGGAAAAAGCTCGATAGCATCTATGCATCACTGTCAGCCGCGGCAGTACTGCGCGTACGCACCGGCGAAACTGCCGGCCTGGATAGCATCGCAGCAATCGCCAAAGCCCGCGAAACAACAGTTCAGCTGAAGCTGATAGCACGCGATATGCAATCGTATCAGGAGATCCTGAAAAAGCTGATGAATACAGATAGCCTTTTCCTGCCTGTTGATGCCCCCTTGGCAAAGATCCCGCTGGAACAAACACCTGGCAGCAGCCCTCATCCGATGTTGAATATCCAGGAACAGAATATCACCATCGCGAACAGGGAGATCGATGTCGCTAAAATGTCCCGTATGCCCGATTTTCAGGGACGTTTCTTCTCCCAGCGGTTATACGGTTTAAGTAATCCCTTCACTGGTTTTTCATTCACCGTAGGCATACCGCTGTTGGGTAGAAATACTTACAAACATGCTATCCGGGCGGCTCAACTCGAAAGGGAATACCAGCAATATCTATTGGATTATCAGAAACGCACGCTTAATACCGAATACCAGCAGGCAATGCAGCAGGTGAATAAAAACAAAGACCTCCTGGAATATTATGAATCAACCGGCTTGAAACAGGCCGAAGCCATCATGAAAGCAGCGGACCTGAGCTATAGGGCAGGAGAGATCAGCTTCGCAGAGCTTTCCCAGTTCCTCACACAGGCGATAGATCTGCAGCGTAACTATCTCGATGTGCTCAACCAGTACAATCAGTCCGTAGTACAATCGAATTATTATATAAACAGGTAA
- a CDS encoding alpha/beta hydrolase produces MRLFPMIVFLQLLTSCSKQSNSSGPDHSSSADTIQGPIQKPVSGYGADGSFKVAEINFTNPQYTETQVSIFYPQGTSSPLPTIFFSHPYGGEDKAYNMGLFNFIARKGYAVVFVPYRTIDISVDHRYQTLWEGFVKAASDNPNIIDTRKVGFMGHSFGGGASIDLAYKAFTEKGWGENGRFLFTMAPWYSFNWGSTLTTQQQLERFPANTKMITEVYDDDVTNDHRLAIDIFKNINISNSEKDFIYFRSSTIDGYQYVTDHVMPSSRKAYDALDYYGVYRLLDAMMDYCFNGSAAGKDVALGNGSAAQVTMPVYKGQAMAPLEVTDAPIARYPQSRYLFSCGNSTNPRSNYCE; encoded by the coding sequence ATGAGATTATTTCCAATGATAGTATTTTTGCAGTTACTTACTTCATGTTCAAAGCAAAGTAACAGCAGCGGCCCGGATCATTCCTCTTCCGCCGACACCATACAGGGGCCCATACAGAAGCCTGTATCGGGCTATGGAGCTGACGGTTCTTTTAAAGTAGCAGAGATCAATTTTACCAATCCGCAGTATACCGAGACACAAGTTTCGATATTTTATCCGCAGGGTACGAGTTCACCCCTTCCTACCATTTTCTTTTCACATCCTTATGGCGGGGAAGACAAGGCTTATAATATGGGACTTTTCAACTTCATAGCAAGGAAGGGATATGCAGTTGTTTTTGTACCTTACCGGACGATAGATATTAGTGTAGATCACCGTTACCAGACCCTGTGGGAAGGCTTTGTTAAAGCAGCTTCGGACAATCCGAATATTATAGACACCAGAAAAGTAGGATTTATGGGACATTCCTTTGGGGGTGGTGCGAGTATAGACCTGGCCTACAAAGCTTTCACAGAAAAGGGATGGGGAGAAAACGGACGATTTCTTTTTACAATGGCTCCCTGGTATAGTTTCAACTGGGGCAGTACGCTTACTACGCAACAGCAATTAGAACGGTTTCCCGCAAATACGAAAATGATAACCGAGGTATATGATGACGATGTTACAAATGATCACCGCCTTGCGATAGATATTTTCAAGAATATCAACATATCAAACAGTGAAAAGGATTTCATTTACTTCAGATCTTCCACGATCGACGGCTATCAGTATGTCACCGACCACGTAATGCCGAGTTCCCGAAAAGCCTATGATGCGTTAGATTACTATGGTGTTTACCGCCTGCTAGACGCTATGATGGACTATTGTTTTAATGGAAGTGCCGCCGGTAAAGATGTGGCATTGGGGAACGGTTCTGCGGCACAGGTAACAATGCCCGTTTATAAAGGACAAGCGATGGCACCGCTGGAAGTTACGGACGCCCCTATTGCCCGGTACCCGCAAAGCCGATACCTGTTTTCGTGCGGCAATTCCACTAATCCACGCAGCAATTATTGCGAATAA
- a CDS encoding efflux RND transporter periplasmic adaptor subunit, with product MKQFIIALLAFALLTSCGGNEKASEEKEHAHEHAGDEETTVAEITQEQVNAVGITWDTIQYRDLITSIRANGLLSVPNQNKAIVTAATDGFVKTLLVLPGDHVRKGQVIATLVNPGIARTQQELQSVLAQIKLTELELQRQRELVEGNAAPLKNLQRVQTELASLVASRNGLQQQLSAIGVSTAAVASGKINTTIAILAPISGAVSAVSAEIGAQINAAMPIARIVNNSDLHLDLFVYEKDLPRLKKDQSISFTLTNNPGENHEARIFSIGTAFENDTKTIPVHAVVKGDKTGLIEGMNVTAVINTGTGLLPAVPSEAIVANGGQDYVFVLMNHGGAAEADHHGHDHAKSNSPVKAETGAKKYTFEKWPVAKGVTDMGYTAIIPVKPLPANAGIVTKGAFFVMAKLVNKGEHEH from the coding sequence ATGAAACAATTCATAATAGCATTGCTGGCCTTTGCACTATTAACCTCCTGTGGTGGTAATGAAAAAGCGTCGGAAGAAAAAGAACACGCGCACGAACATGCAGGTGACGAAGAAACTACTGTTGCTGAAATTACGCAGGAGCAGGTCAATGCCGTAGGCATTACCTGGGATACCATCCAATATAGGGATCTTATTACCTCTATCAGGGCCAATGGTCTCCTTTCCGTTCCCAATCAAAACAAAGCCATTGTAACCGCTGCAACCGATGGCTTCGTTAAAACACTGCTGGTATTGCCCGGCGATCACGTACGCAAAGGACAAGTGATAGCCACCCTGGTGAATCCCGGTATAGCCCGCACACAACAGGAACTGCAGTCTGTTCTGGCGCAGATAAAGCTTACAGAACTGGAACTGCAACGACAGCGCGAATTGGTGGAGGGAAATGCGGCGCCGCTCAAAAACTTACAACGGGTTCAAACAGAGCTTGCTTCCCTGGTTGCCTCCCGCAATGGATTGCAGCAGCAGCTTTCCGCAATAGGCGTTTCAACAGCAGCAGTTGCTTCCGGCAAAATCAATACTACCATTGCCATACTGGCCCCTATCAGCGGCGCCGTAAGCGCTGTTTCAGCAGAAATAGGCGCGCAGATCAACGCAGCAATGCCTATTGCACGGATTGTCAATAACTCAGACCTGCACCTCGACTTGTTTGTTTATGAAAAAGACCTGCCGCGCCTGAAAAAGGACCAGTCTATTAGTTTTACCCTTACCAATAACCCCGGCGAAAACCACGAAGCCCGCATTTTCTCTATCGGCACCGCCTTCGAAAACGATACGAAAACGATTCCCGTTCATGCTGTGGTGAAAGGTGATAAAACAGGCCTCATAGAAGGTATGAACGTAACGGCCGTTATCAATACCGGCACCGGCTTGCTGCCAGCTGTTCCTTCCGAAGCTATTGTTGCCAACGGGGGACAGGACTATGTATTCGTATTGATGAACCATGGCGGTGCTGCTGAGGCAGACCACCACGGACACGACCACGCGAAAAGCAACTCCCCCGTAAAAGCTGAAACCGGAGCTAAAAAATATACTTTCGAAAAATGGCCCGTGGCAAAAGGCGTTACCGATATGGGATATACAGCCATCATCCCGGTGAAGCCTCTTCCCGCCAACGCAGGAATTGTAACCAAAGGAGCGTTTTTTGTAATGGCCAAATTGGTGAACAAAGGCGAACATGAACACTAG
- a CDS encoding hybrid sensor histidine kinase/response regulator transcription factor → MLAVSQLIRTISFITIWLFCAVPLLAQRITHLGGDQGINGRQVFNIVQDKKKFVWISTRFGVDRFDGLNIKNYPMNILFNGKTPIRTIKVGLDRDSALWAYTDRGTVYKYDARRDEFICFKDLDTYLRSLCFDAGNGIWAITGKGVEHLVGNKLQLQTALQLSKGRYRAVSYLDKEHLLLVSDFAIYKYNIKTATRQPVIKNELLEKEGLSIETCLFDPYSNRLWVGTSNKGLFVYDIAAGTLRATGEQRLWFHPVLSLASFNSERLLVGTDGLGAYLLDTKTFAVEKFYNQLNDTKNRINGNVVYDIYKDAGGKVWLSTFTDGLNILDFSDQGFHVIQENNEQPNSLTNSIVCDLLEDTDGKLWLATNNDLSFWNKNANKWQRVLNEKNVLTLFEDSRKHIWVGTYSSGVYEISKQGAIINHYIVQPGNENSIGTNFIYAICEDAEGNMWFGGRRGAVSRLSLSNNTFLKVPVEQVNHMMNRRPNTILVSTELGVHEINTQTGKSKECLFNKNLKSRYISDMYLESDSIIWLASYGNGLDRCNLLNGTVTTFTQENGLPSDIIYAIERDDNNNLWLSSENGIGCFNLSTHKVSNFSIADGISGNRFRQCSKAKSIRGDIYFGSYSGVTYFNPREVKKRANEAHLSLQGLRLFNKMVKPGDKDAPLKQSLDSTSAITLNYQQHSFSIDFVAIDYSLGKARRYVWMLENMDKNWVGPTTEHIANYTNLSPNDYVFKVKYLDDSNNVIDEREIKITVTPPFWKTAWARIILLVILLIAAWFIYKYAQQKLEEKQTEEKIRFFINTAHDIRTPLTLIGAPIYELKEQLKSSPQNNYLMSLVTDNLDRLNKMFSQLLDFQKAYEAKDQLVIKKQDLRRYLSNKLIYWQSAAASKGLSLEMLLPDEELIEWFDLEKMDKILDNLMSNATKYTPAGGKITITLSADKNSWQLKIADTGIGISKQDRKNLFKRFYRAGNAINKQITGSGLGLMLVEKYVALHNGSIEVSSAENQGTEFCMQFKRGNKHFHDTVVLDDHNLPVLGEKELQEEHTLTGSLKMKLLVVEDNEDLRSFLKLSLGHYYTVYTAENGRDAWDNMLKINPDIIVSDLHMPEMDGFQLCEKVKSTFETSHIPVILLTVASDKQFVEKGLHLGADDYIGKPFDAGYLRLKIDAIIQNRKLLRQKFLAAGSKEQPETTTSGNELNDGFLENATAVVEKNMANPAFSVNDFARELALSRTLLYTKCNAITGFSPNDFIKIVRMKKAITCFQEKKYSINEVALMVGFDEPAYFSTCFRKIYGKSPKKFIEEDLS, encoded by the coding sequence ATGCTTGCAGTATCTCAGTTAATAAGAACCATATCCTTTATCACTATCTGGCTTTTCTGTGCAGTTCCGCTTCTGGCACAGCGTATTACGCATCTCGGCGGTGATCAGGGCATCAATGGTCGCCAGGTCTTTAATATCGTTCAGGATAAAAAGAAATTTGTCTGGATCTCAACGCGCTTCGGGGTTGACCGTTTCGACGGACTCAATATCAAGAACTACCCCATGAACATCCTCTTTAACGGCAAAACCCCCATCCGCACCATTAAAGTAGGCCTCGACCGCGATTCCGCGCTATGGGCATATACCGATAGAGGCACTGTCTATAAATACGACGCACGGCGCGATGAATTCATTTGCTTTAAAGACCTTGACACCTACCTCCGCTCACTTTGCTTCGATGCAGGCAACGGCATCTGGGCGATAACAGGTAAAGGGGTAGAACACCTGGTTGGCAACAAATTGCAGCTGCAAACCGCCCTCCAGTTGTCAAAAGGACGATATCGCGCAGTTTCCTACCTCGATAAAGAACACTTATTGCTCGTCAGCGATTTTGCGATCTATAAATACAATATCAAAACCGCCACGCGTCAGCCTGTCATCAAAAACGAACTCCTTGAAAAAGAAGGCTTGAGTATCGAAACCTGTCTCTTCGATCCCTATTCAAACAGGCTTTGGGTCGGAACTTCCAATAAAGGCCTCTTCGTTTACGATATAGCCGCAGGTACGCTCCGCGCTACAGGCGAACAAAGACTTTGGTTTCATCCGGTACTGTCTTTAGCCTCCTTCAATAGTGAACGCCTCCTCGTGGGTACCGACGGGTTGGGCGCTTATCTTCTTGATACAAAGACGTTTGCCGTAGAAAAGTTTTATAACCAGCTGAACGACACTAAAAACCGTATCAACGGCAATGTCGTTTACGATATCTATAAAGACGCCGGTGGAAAGGTCTGGTTATCTACATTTACCGACGGCTTGAATATCCTGGACTTCTCCGATCAGGGATTCCACGTCATACAGGAAAATAATGAACAGCCGAATTCCCTCACCAATAGCATCGTCTGCGACCTGCTCGAAGATACCGACGGTAAGCTCTGGCTGGCCACTAATAACGATCTTTCCTTTTGGAATAAGAACGCAAACAAATGGCAGCGCGTCCTCAACGAAAAAAATGTGCTCACCCTCTTCGAAGACTCCCGGAAACATATCTGGGTAGGCACCTATTCTTCAGGTGTTTACGAGATCAGTAAGCAGGGAGCAATCATCAATCATTATATTGTTCAGCCCGGAAATGAGAATTCTATTGGAACCAACTTCATTTACGCCATTTGTGAAGACGCAGAAGGAAACATGTGGTTCGGCGGAAGAAGGGGAGCGGTTTCCAGGCTTTCTTTATCCAACAACACCTTTTTAAAAGTGCCGGTAGAACAGGTGAACCATATGATGAATCGTCGCCCGAATACCATCCTGGTTTCTACAGAGTTAGGTGTCCATGAAATAAATACCCAAACCGGAAAAAGCAAGGAATGTCTCTTTAATAAAAATCTCAAAAGCAGGTACATCAGTGACATGTATCTCGAATCCGATTCCATTATCTGGCTGGCATCCTATGGCAACGGGCTCGATAGGTGTAACCTGCTTAACGGAACTGTTACAACCTTTACCCAGGAAAACGGCCTCCCTTCCGATATTATCTACGCCATAGAAAGAGACGATAACAATAACCTTTGGCTTAGCTCCGAGAATGGCATAGGTTGCTTCAATCTGTCCACGCATAAAGTCAGCAACTTCTCGATAGCCGATGGTATCTCCGGTAATAGGTTTCGCCAGTGCTCCAAAGCAAAAAGTATCAGAGGCGATATCTACTTTGGCTCATACAGCGGCGTAACCTATTTTAATCCCAGGGAAGTAAAGAAACGCGCTAACGAAGCCCACCTGTCATTGCAGGGACTGCGCTTGTTTAATAAAATGGTTAAACCCGGCGACAAGGATGCGCCGCTCAAACAATCGCTGGACAGCACTAGCGCCATTACACTCAATTACCAGCAACATTCGTTTTCAATCGACTTTGTAGCCATCGACTATTCGTTGGGAAAAGCCCGGCGCTATGTCTGGATGTTGGAAAACATGGATAAAAACTGGGTAGGCCCTACCACCGAACATATTGCCAATTACACCAACCTTAGCCCCAACGACTATGTCTTCAAAGTAAAATACCTCGACGACAGCAATAATGTAATTGACGAAAGGGAAATTAAGATCACCGTTACCCCTCCGTTTTGGAAAACTGCCTGGGCACGCATCATCTTACTGGTGATACTATTGATAGCAGCTTGGTTTATATATAAATATGCACAGCAAAAGCTCGAAGAAAAGCAAACGGAAGAAAAGATCCGGTTCTTTATCAACACAGCTCACGACATTCGCACACCGCTCACGCTTATCGGTGCGCCCATCTATGAACTGAAAGAACAGCTCAAATCTTCTCCGCAGAACAACTACCTGATGTCCCTGGTCACCGACAATCTCGACAGGCTAAACAAAATGTTCTCCCAGCTCCTCGACTTCCAGAAAGCTTATGAAGCCAAAGACCAGCTGGTGATCAAAAAACAGGACCTCAGACGTTACCTATCCAACAAACTGATCTACTGGCAGTCTGCTGCGGCATCAAAAGGCTTATCCCTTGAAATGCTGCTGCCCGACGAAGAGCTCATTGAATGGTTCGACCTTGAAAAAATGGATAAGATCCTCGACAACCTCATGTCTAACGCCACGAAATATACGCCGGCAGGAGGAAAGATCACCATAACACTCTCTGCCGACAAAAACTCCTGGCAGCTGAAAATAGCCGATACCGGCATCGGCATCTCCAAACAGGATCGTAAAAACCTGTTCAAACGCTTTTACCGCGCCGGTAACGCCATTAATAAACAAATAACAGGCTCCGGCCTGGGTTTAATGCTGGTAGAAAAGTATGTCGCCCTTCACAATGGCAGTATCGAGGTCAGCAGCGCCGAAAACCAGGGAACTGAATTCTGTATGCAGTTTAAACGCGGAAACAAACACTTCCACGATACAGTAGTGCTCGATGACCACAACCTGCCGGTACTCGGTGAAAAAGAACTGCAGGAAGAACATACCCTCACCGGTTCGCTGAAAATGAAACTGCTCGTAGTCGAAGACAACGAAGATCTCAGATCTTTCCTGAAACTGTCATTGGGACATTATTATACGGTCTACACCGCCGAAAATGGCCGCGACGCCTGGGATAACATGCTCAAAATAAACCCGGATATCATCGTTTCCGATTTGCATATGCCCGAAATGGACGGTTTCCAGCTTTGCGAAAAGGTAAAAAGCACTTTTGAAACCTCCCACATCCCGGTTATCCTCCTTACCGTTGCCAGCGACAAGCAATTTGTTGAAAAAGGATTGCACCTGGGAGCCGACGACTATATCGGCAAACCGTTCGACGCCGGCTACCTCCGTTTGAAGATCGACGCCATCATCCAGAATAGAAAACTGCTCCGCCAGAAATTCCTTGCCGCCGGCAGCAAAGAACAACCCGAAACCACCACCTCGGGAAACGAACTTAACGATGGTTTCCTCGAAAACGCCACCGCCGTGGTGGAGAAAAACATGGCAAACCCGGCTTTCTCAGTCAACGACTTTGCCCGCGAACTGGCCTTGAGCCGTACCCTCCTGTACACAAAATGTAACGCAATAACAGGCTTTTCGCCAAATGACTTCATCAAGATCGTCCGCATGAAAAAAGCCATTACCTGCTTCCAGGAGAAAAAATACTCCATTAATGAGGTGGCCCTGATGGTTGGTTTCGACGAGCCGGCTTACTTCAGCACCTGCTTCAGGAAAATCTATGGTAAGTCGCCTAAAAAGTTCATTGAAGAGGATCTTTCATGA